One window of the Pleurocapsa minor HA4230-MV1 genome contains the following:
- a CDS encoding MBOAT family protein produces the protein MLFNSFEFIFLFLPITLAVFFWLSNKSKYVEQQLPIIWLVLASFFFYGWWQLHSINLFLLTTSILFNYSLGYCLSNVVKNALFKKALLISGVVLNLGLISYFKYANFFVSNFNQLFHTKLNLPPIALPLAISFFTFIQIAYLIDAYKGETKEYTLLKYMLFVSFFPHLIAGPIVHHYELLPQFEKPSIYKFSQTALSIGLTVFIAGLFKKVIFADRIAEYSNLAFAAASQGIDLTFSEAWVGALGYTLQLYFDFSGYSDMAIGASYMFGIRLPLNFNSPYKAISIVDFWRRWHITLSHFLRDYLYIPLGGSRKGQLRRHLNLLVTMLLGGLWHGAGWTFIFWGGLHGIYLIINHLYRSVRQSWGHNLKNDGWLLRGTGQITTFVAVVISWVFFKASDFETATSMLQSMFGFNGINLPNFLEPYLGFLRNMGVEFSGFTVNVGISQKYATFGILILLLIAWFTPNTQQWMGKYNPALTVLKDTQAKPVENEKHQSQWQQKFWQDLSWKPNKIWTIIIASLTSLSLLCFSRVSEFLYFQF, from the coding sequence ATGCTATTTAATTCTTTTGAGTTTATTTTTTTATTTTTACCAATTACTTTAGCTGTATTTTTTTGGTTGAGTAATAAAAGCAAATATGTTGAACAACAACTACCTATAATTTGGCTGGTGTTGGCATCTTTCTTCTTTTATGGCTGGTGGCAACTGCATAGTATTAATTTGTTTTTACTAACTACATCTATACTTTTCAATTATAGCTTAGGCTATTGTTTAAGCAATGTAGTTAAAAATGCGTTGTTTAAAAAAGCTCTTCTGATTTCAGGCGTTGTTTTGAATTTAGGATTAATTTCTTATTTTAAATATGCCAATTTTTTCGTAAGTAATTTTAATCAATTATTTCATACTAAATTAAATTTACCTCCAATAGCATTACCATTAGCAATTTCTTTCTTTACATTTATCCAAATTGCCTACTTAATTGATGCTTATAAAGGAGAAACAAAAGAATATACTTTACTAAAATATATGTTATTTGTTTCTTTTTTCCCTCATTTAATTGCTGGCCCAATTGTTCATCATTATGAACTTTTACCTCAGTTTGAAAAACCCTCTATTTATAAATTTAGTCAAACAGCATTATCTATTGGTCTAACTGTATTTATCGCTGGTTTATTCAAAAAGGTGATCTTTGCCGATCGCATTGCTGAATATTCCAATTTGGCTTTTGCTGCGGCATCTCAAGGTATCGACCTAACCTTTTCCGAAGCTTGGGTAGGCGCATTGGGCTATACTCTACAGCTTTATTTTGATTTTTCGGGCTATTCTGATATGGCGATCGGTGCATCCTATATGTTTGGGATCCGCTTACCGCTAAATTTTAATTCTCCCTACAAAGCGATCAGTATTGTCGACTTTTGGCGCAGATGGCACATCACTCTGTCTCATTTTCTCAGGGATTACTTATATATACCTCTGGGGGGTAGTCGTAAAGGACAACTACGTCGCCACCTAAATTTACTGGTCACGATGCTACTAGGGGGTTTGTGGCACGGTGCAGGTTGGACTTTTATCTTTTGGGGCGGACTACATGGAATTTATTTAATAATTAATCACCTGTATCGCTCTGTTCGCCAGAGTTGGGGTCATAATCTCAAAAATGATGGGTGGCTACTTCGCGGTACGGGACAGATTACAACCTTTGTTGCGGTGGTGATTTCTTGGGTCTTTTTCAAAGCTAGTGATTTTGAGACAGCAACCTCAATGCTACAGTCAATGTTTGGCTTTAACGGCATCAATTTACCTAATTTTTTAGAACCTTATCTTGGTTTTTTAAGAAATATGGGCGTCGAATTCTCAGGGTTTACCGTCAACGTAGGGATCAGTCAGAAATATGCCACTTTCGGTATTCTTATCTTATTACTGATTGCTTGGTTTACCCCTAACACCCAGCAGTGGATGGGTAAATACAATCCAGCTTTAACCGTCCTAAAGGATACACAAGCTAAACCTGTTGAAAATGAAAAACATCAGTCACAGTGGCAGCAAAAATTCTGGCAGGATCTATCGTGGAAGCCAAATAAAATTTGGACCATAATCATTGCCAGTTTAACTTCACTATCTCTATTGTGCTTTTCTCGGGTTAGTGAATTCCTTTATTTCCAATTTTAA
- a CDS encoding ferredoxin — translation MNSTDSNQPNGFEPELGGIWRQKGVFVDENICIGCKNCTHVATNTFYIEPEYGRARVFNQDGDLEELIEEAMDTCPVNCIHWLDYTELKQMEYERSNQVIQSLAIPPAMRRSQIIKRSRFNSL, via the coding sequence ATGAATAGTACTGACTCAAATCAGCCTAATGGTTTTGAGCCAGAATTAGGTGGGATTTGGCGGCAAAAAGGAGTTTTCGTTGATGAAAATATCTGTATTGGCTGTAAAAACTGTACTCATGTAGCGACAAATACGTTCTATATTGAGCCAGAATATGGGAGAGCCAGAGTTTTTAATCAAGATGGCGATCTAGAAGAGCTAATTGAAGAAGCAATGGATACTTGTCCCGTAAACTGCATTCATTGGCTAGATTATACTGAATTAAAGCAAATGGAATACGAGAGAAGCAACCAGGTAATCCAAAGCCTGGCAATTCCTCCAGCCATGAGGCGATCGCAAATCATCAAAAGAAGCAGATTTAACAGCTTATAG
- a CDS encoding DUF1257 domain-containing protein: MSHFSNIKTKIRNLNFLKAALKDLDVDWKNSSGVVRGYQGQTHQAEVVIEQNNSYDFGFCWNGSEYELVADLQYWQQPLTVDGFLRQVTQRYAYHTVVNETANQGFAIAEQVKNEDGSIRLVVQRWSA, encoded by the coding sequence ATGTCACATTTCAGCAACATCAAAACAAAAATTCGTAACTTAAACTTTTTGAAAGCAGCTCTCAAGGATTTAGACGTAGATTGGAAGAATAGTTCAGGAGTAGTCCGTGGCTATCAGGGTCAAACCCATCAGGCTGAGGTAGTAATTGAGCAAAACAATAGCTATGATTTTGGATTTTGCTGGAATGGTAGCGAGTATGAACTAGTCGCCGACTTACAATATTGGCAGCAACCCTTGACTGTAGATGGTTTTTTACGCCAAGTAACTCAACGCTACGCCTATCATACAGTAGTCAACGAAACTGCTAATCAAGGATTTGCGATCGCCGAGCAAGTTAAGAATGAAGATGGTTCAATCCGTTTAGTTGTACAACGTTGGAGCGCATAA
- a CDS encoding DUF2997 domain-containing protein, whose product METLEFIIYPDGRVKETVTGIVGSSCQEVTAAIEQQLGVVVDQKQTSDYYAQNKVQSATTVTQSSYSDW is encoded by the coding sequence ATGGAAACATTAGAATTTATTATTTATCCCGATGGACGAGTAAAGGAGACGGTCACAGGTATTGTTGGTTCATCTTGCCAAGAAGTAACCGCAGCGATCGAACAACAGCTAGGAGTTGTTGTGGATCAAAAGCAAACCTCTGATTATTATGCTCAAAACAAAGTTCAATCAGCTACCACTGTTACCCAAAGCAGCTATAGCGATTGGTAA
- a CDS encoding saccharopine dehydrogenase-like oxidoreductase, translating to MMIDQSTNPIRVGVLGFGGLGQAAAKILAAKREMILVAAADHKGYVYTGAGLDIDAAISSYHEHHSVGYLAAGGVLSSNSIQDLVENADVDGYFLALPNLPNTFMAGVARQFIQAGWQGVLVDALKRTSAVEQLLELQSDLEQTGITYLTGCGATPGLLTAAAAIAAQSYAEIHSVKITFGVGIANWEAYRATIREDIAHMSEYDVEKASAMTDEEVAALLDRTNGIISLSNMEHADDIMLELAGICDRDRVTVGGVVDTRNSQKPLSTNVKVTGRTFEGKISTHTFTLGDETSMAANVCGPAFGYLKAGMSLNRRGITGLFTAAEIMPQFVR from the coding sequence ATAATGATCGATCAATCAACTAATCCGATTAGAGTTGGTGTTTTAGGTTTTGGTGGTCTAGGACAAGCAGCAGCCAAGATTTTAGCTGCCAAACGAGAAATGATCCTAGTGGCAGCAGCAGACCACAAAGGTTATGTTTACACGGGAGCGGGTTTAGATATAGACGCCGCAATTTCTAGTTATCACGAGCATCATTCTGTAGGATATCTAGCTGCTGGGGGAGTGCTTAGTAGCAATAGTATCCAAGATTTAGTTGAAAATGCTGACGTAGATGGCTATTTTCTCGCGTTACCTAACTTACCCAACACTTTTATGGCAGGTGTTGCACGGCAGTTTATCCAAGCTGGATGGCAAGGAGTGTTAGTAGATGCTTTAAAAAGAACTAGCGCCGTCGAACAATTGCTGGAATTACAGTCTGATTTAGAGCAGACAGGCATTACCTATCTGACAGGTTGTGGTGCTACTCCTGGCTTATTAACCGCTGCTGCTGCGATCGCTGCTCAAAGTTATGCTGAAATTCATAGTGTTAAAATTACCTTTGGAGTAGGCATTGCCAACTGGGAAGCTTACCGCGCTACTATCAGAGAAGATATTGCTCACATGAGCGAATACGATGTGGAAAAAGCTAGCGCCATGACTGATGAAGAAGTTGCTGCATTGTTAGATCGAACTAACGGTATTATCTCATTGTCAAATATGGAACATGCCGACGACATCATGTTAGAACTAGCGGGTATTTGCGATCGCGATCGCGTTACCGTAGGGGGAGTAGTAGACACTCGTAATTCCCAAAAACCTCTAAGCACCAACGTTAAAGTTACAGGACGTACTTTTGAAGGCAAAATTTCTACCCATACTTTTACTTTGGGTGATGAAACTAGTATGGCAGCTAACGTCTGTGGCCCTGCATTTGGCTATCTTAAAGCGGGAATGTCTTTAAATCGTCGTGGCATTACTGGCTTGTTCACGGCAGCGGAAATTATGCCTCAGTTTGTTAGGTAG
- a CDS encoding energy transducer TonB yields MSYESKLDHQSGKLINPTQLCLLLSVTLHLLLLKFGLPTFKSNDDDGKREVSIVELNAEQQARLPDLDPQLANPDLSKLSELTSPSAIPPNWLPGNTDPSSLPPLVVPPPPQFNFPSLPPINDIKLPPVGNWSQLPLPPQIDPSDFKVEPIKLPPNIGKIPQQPTKPSAVKTPPNPSTATKPKNPTQKQPEVKPETQPKTNPQETPEIIATRKVTQSQQRIASLHQSLTKTKDGNSNEQANRNYVDWVTKVNGVPSREIKIKGTYPRDACILRLKGSSVFGVVVGAKGQVVALDLLKGSEYPIFNQQAIQDLRGRIFDNDTNKPKPYQVEVNYEYDAEICPSLTLPSLRTEKPAPKPQPKPAPVPTPKPQAKPAPKPQPQPKPAPAPATQPKPSPEPVPAPDNSPPSLGDRLRNVPLPNLNPDQIKDIPLPKKPDL; encoded by the coding sequence ATGTCCTACGAGTCAAAATTAGATCATCAATCTGGTAAGTTAATTAACCCAACACAGCTATGTCTATTGCTGTCAGTTACGCTTCATCTATTGTTATTAAAGTTTGGTCTGCCAACGTTCAAATCTAACGATGACGATGGTAAAAGAGAAGTTTCGATTGTTGAACTAAATGCCGAACAACAGGCTCGTTTACCAGATCTCGATCCTCAATTGGCAAACCCAGATCTGTCCAAACTCAGCGAACTTACTTCACCCTCGGCTATCCCACCAAATTGGTTGCCTGGAAATACCGATCCTTCTAGTTTGCCACCCCTAGTAGTTCCGCCACCACCACAATTTAATTTTCCTTCCTTACCACCAATCAACGATATTAAGCTTCCGCCTGTAGGTAATTGGTCTCAGTTGCCTCTTCCCCCACAAATTGATCCTTCAGATTTCAAGGTTGAGCCAATCAAGCTACCGCCTAATATCGGAAAAATCCCCCAGCAACCCACTAAACCTTCAGCAGTTAAAACTCCCCCAAATCCCTCAACTGCAACTAAGCCGAAAAACCCGACGCAAAAGCAACCTGAAGTGAAGCCTGAAACTCAACCTAAAACTAACCCACAGGAGACTCCAGAAATTATTGCTACTCGAAAAGTGACTCAATCACAGCAGCGAATTGCGAGCTTGCATCAAAGTCTTACCAAAACCAAAGACGGAAATAGTAACGAGCAAGCCAATAGAAACTATGTTGACTGGGTGACTAAGGTTAATGGCGTTCCATCAAGAGAAATCAAAATCAAAGGTACTTATCCCCGCGATGCCTGTATTTTAAGGCTTAAAGGAAGCAGTGTTTTTGGTGTGGTGGTTGGTGCTAAAGGTCAAGTTGTTGCTCTCGATTTGCTTAAAGGCTCAGAATATCCCATTTTTAATCAACAAGCTATTCAGGATCTTAGAGGTCGTATTTTTGATAATGACACAAATAAGCCCAAGCCCTATCAAGTAGAGGTAAATTACGAATATGATGCCGAGATTTGTCCTTCTTTGACTCTACCTTCTCTTAGAACGGAAAAACCCGCACCAAAACCGCAACCTAAACCCGCACCAGTTCCAACACCAAAACCGCAAGCTAAACCTGCGCCTAAACCGCAACCGCAACCTAAACCCGCACCAGCTCCAGCAACGCAACCAAAACCTAGTCCTGAACCAGTTCCTGCACCAGATAACTCACCACCATCATTAGGCGATCGCTTACGTAATGTCCCTCTCCCTAACTTAAATCCTGATCAAATAAAAGACATTCCTTTACCCAAAAAACCAGATTTATAG
- the dnaN gene encoding DNA polymerase III subunit beta — translation MKIICASFDLKDHLSLVSRAVPSRPEPPVLGNVLIQASETSQKVSLIAFDGSLGIKTSFNAQVDTGGSITLPARLLNDIVTRLPEIEITLEVPEAESEEANFVTTISSTSGQFQLTGIDAAEFPELPTIEPEAQTIELPIALLNQGLGGCLFAASTELSKQILTGVHLKIQGIGQGGGDTLEFAATDSHRLAVVATNLNDSESESTVELPQLSVTIPAKALRELERIVNNAAEGDKVKVSFDEQVMVFEYRDRLLTSTKISGDYPAYGQLIPQKFSREIILDRKRLISSLELVAVLAQKNNLVKFSLHNDSSELVVSADAQDIGNAEQSLPAEIMGDDIEIAFNIKYLMDGLKALSTTEIKMQLNEGYQPVIFSPLGGLTMTYLVMPVQIRK, via the coding sequence ATGAAAATTATTTGCGCCTCATTTGACCTAAAAGATCATCTTTCCCTTGTTAGTCGTGCTGTTCCTTCTCGTCCAGAACCCCCTGTTTTAGGTAATGTTTTAATTCAAGCCAGCGAAACTAGCCAAAAAGTTAGTTTGATTGCTTTTGATGGTAGCTTGGGCATTAAGACGAGTTTTAATGCTCAAGTTGATACAGGTGGCAGTATTACCCTCCCCGCTAGGTTATTGAATGATATTGTTACTCGTTTACCAGAGATTGAAATTACCCTAGAAGTCCCAGAAGCCGAATCAGAAGAAGCTAATTTTGTGACGACAATTAGTTCCACATCAGGTCAATTTCAACTAACAGGAATAGATGCTGCTGAGTTTCCTGAACTTCCCACGATTGAACCAGAAGCACAGACAATAGAATTACCGATCGCTCTTCTTAACCAAGGTTTAGGAGGCTGTTTATTTGCGGCTTCGACTGAATTATCTAAACAGATTTTAACAGGAGTTCATTTAAAGATCCAAGGTATTGGTCAAGGTGGTGGCGACACTTTAGAATTCGCTGCTACTGATAGTCATCGTTTGGCGGTAGTGGCAACTAACCTCAATGATTCAGAATCAGAGTCTACTGTCGAGTTACCCCAGTTATCTGTAACTATTCCTGCTAAAGCGTTAAGAGAACTAGAAAGAATTGTCAATAATGCTGCCGAAGGCGACAAGGTTAAGGTAAGTTTTGATGAACAGGTGATGGTGTTTGAGTATCGCGATCGCCTTTTAACTAGTACAAAGATCTCAGGAGATTACCCTGCATATGGTCAGTTGATTCCCCAAAAATTTAGCCGTGAAATTATCCTCGATCGCAAACGCCTCATTTCTAGTTTAGAGTTGGTGGCAGTTTTGGCACAGAAGAATAACCTGGTAAAATTTAGCCTACATAACGATAGTTCAGAACTAGTTGTCTCGGCGGATGCTCAAGATATAGGTAACGCCGAACAGTCTCTACCTGCTGAGATTATGGGAGATGATATTGAGATTGCTTTTAATATCAAGTATTTAATGGACGGATTAAAAGCTTTATCCACCACTGAAATAAAAATGCAGCTGAATGAAGGTTATCAGCCAGTTATCTTTAGTCCTTTGGGTGGCTTGACCATGACTTATCTAGTAATGCCTGTACAAATTAGAAAATAA
- a CDS encoding cytochrome b/b6 domain-containing protein: MSVKSSAPYQPLLLRILHGLIGLCAIAAIVTAFWTYNTYDGRWGTIPLPKFQEIEGIHGTFGLWTLLIFPFFVVYAFNRGQRRLIQSNSLAKLAQLGKPIWWYTLHRLVNTMNILAITFAVFSGKMMSEKWLPQGELNHFWYYAHLVSWLILVMAIALHLLMSIRVGGIPLILSMLNWRFRSQDSPTLWRQHLLNWRSNFSMKIVQQWLSFPAPLKILEVFVLITIASAWIISLIKELS; this comes from the coding sequence ATGTCGGTAAAATCTTCGGCACCCTATCAACCACTCTTACTCCGTATACTTCATGGTCTAATTGGCTTATGTGCGATCGCGGCAATAGTTACTGCTTTTTGGACTTACAACACCTACGATGGACGTTGGGGTACTATACCTTTACCTAAATTTCAGGAAATTGAAGGTATTCACGGAACATTTGGACTTTGGACTTTACTTATTTTCCCTTTCTTTGTCGTTTATGCTTTTAATCGAGGTCAACGAAGATTGATTCAGTCCAACTCTTTGGCTAAACTAGCTCAATTGGGTAAACCAATTTGGTGGTATACCCTGCACCGCTTAGTTAATACCATGAATATTTTGGCAATAACTTTTGCGGTTTTTTCGGGCAAGATGATGAGTGAAAAGTGGCTACCTCAAGGAGAACTTAATCATTTCTGGTACTATGCTCATCTTGTTTCTTGGCTGATTTTAGTAATGGCGATCGCGCTTCATTTATTAATGAGTATTCGGGTTGGTGGTATTCCTTTAATTTTATCGATGCTTAATTGGCGATTTCGTAGTCAAGATAGTCCTACCTTGTGGCGTCAACATCTGCTTAATTGGCGTAGCAATTTCAGCATGAAAATAGTTCAGCAATGGTTATCTTTTCCTGCTCCACTTAAAATTTTAGAGGTTTTTGTCTTAATTACTATTGCTTCAGCTTGGATCATCTCCCTAATCAAAGAACTTAGTTAA
- a CDS encoding ATP-binding cassette domain-containing protein, whose product MAQVVVENVYKSYRGKAERVQGSKNKPDALREDRSKQVTVLRDINFTVESGEFLVLVGPSGCGKSTLLRLLAGLEELTGGNIRIGDRLVNNLPPKARNIAMVFQNYALYPHLNIYDNIAFGLRRDSRTDSKEKVSSNLWQSTLTGTTRYLPRSMRYLSAKEKEVRDRVRYVASLLQIEPLLNRLPKELSGGQKQRVALGRAIARNPQVFLMDEPLSNLDAKLRTQTRTQIVQLQRQLKTTTVYVTHDQTEAMTMGDRIAVMYNGQIQQIAPPLEIYERPANRFVAEFIGSPAMNFLPVDLESPLKLVNPHFALDLPAIWTKSLQHSQAKSLILGIRPQHLAIDRESQSSIQIEVDLVEALGNETYLSAHLTAQPDTTLTVSLPPDKRLRVGDRLWLSINTDKIHLFTVDDGRAIAV is encoded by the coding sequence GTGGCACAGGTCGTAGTTGAAAATGTCTATAAAAGCTATCGTGGCAAGGCAGAGCGGGTTCAGGGGTCGAAAAATAAGCCAGATGCGCTGAGGGAAGATCGATCCAAACAGGTTACTGTGCTGCGGGATATTAACTTTACCGTTGAGTCTGGGGAGTTTTTAGTTTTGGTGGGGCCATCAGGCTGTGGTAAAAGTACGCTGTTGCGTTTACTGGCGGGTTTAGAGGAATTGACTGGAGGTAATATTAGAATTGGCGATCGCCTGGTGAATAATTTACCACCTAAAGCCAGAAATATTGCCATGGTGTTTCAAAATTATGCCCTGTATCCGCATTTGAATATTTACGATAACATCGCCTTTGGTTTACGGCGGGATTCGCGAACCGATAGTAAAGAAAAAGTTAGCTCAAATTTGTGGCAAAGTACTTTAACAGGTACAACTCGTTATTTGCCTCGCAGCATGAGATATCTATCCGCCAAGGAGAAAGAGGTACGGGATCGGGTACGCTATGTGGCGAGTTTGTTGCAGATTGAGCCATTACTAAATCGCTTACCAAAAGAGCTGTCTGGAGGGCAAAAGCAACGGGTAGCATTAGGCAGAGCGATCGCCCGCAACCCCCAAGTCTTTTTGATGGATGAGCCATTATCTAATTTAGATGCCAAACTACGGACGCAAACCCGCACTCAGATTGTCCAGCTACAGCGACAGTTAAAGACAACCACGGTTTATGTAACTCACGATCAGACAGAAGCGATGACTATGGGCGATCGCATTGCCGTGATGTACAACGGTCAAATTCAGCAGATTGCCCCACCGTTAGAAATTTATGAACGACCAGCTAATCGTTTTGTCGCGGAGTTTATTGGTTCGCCAGCCATGAATTTTTTACCCGTAGATTTAGAATCTCCCCTCAAGTTAGTTAACCCTCATTTTGCTCTAGATTTACCTGCTATTTGGACAAAATCTCTGCAACACAGTCAGGCAAAATCCCTAATTTTGGGTATTCGTCCCCAACATTTAGCTATCGATCGAGAAAGCCAGTCTAGCATTCAGATTGAGGTAGATTTAGTAGAGGCACTGGGGAATGAAACCTATCTCTCTGCTCATTTAACAGCACAGCCTGATACTACCTTGACGGTATCTCTACCACCAGATAAACGCCTACGAGTTGGCGATCGCCTTTGGCTGAGTATTAATACCGACAAAATCCATCTTTTTACAGTTGATGATGGACGGGCGATCGCTGTTTAA
- a CDS encoding glycoside hydrolase family 13 protein, with product MIKTPDWVKNAVFYQIFPDRFAVSESTIKGQWQASQYEGWDATPTYQGYKGGNLWGVIKKLDYIKDLGVNAIYFTPIFQSASNHRYHTHDYYQVDPMLGGNVAFAALIKAAHEHEIKIVLDGVFNHASRGFFFFNDILENGPNSPWLDWFKIYDWPLSAYDGSKPANYEGWIGDRALPEFNHDNPQVKEYIMQVAEYWLNQGIDGWRLDVPNEVDTPGFWQEFRDRVKAVNPEAYIVGEIWGDASYWLDGTQFDGVMNYRFAEAAIAFAAGDNYLPEFCHGELRPYPPISGTEYAMRIDALLKLYDWEIQLAQLNLLDSHDTPRLLTAVGENKSSFMLATVLMMTFPGAPSIFYGDEVGLIGGKDPDCRRAFPEPANWDVEILKDYKQLIALRHQYSALSIGKYKTLYAGQHLYVFARILDREEAIVAVNIGKEQADVVFNVTELQSQPEKVVYGSGRIDWHLTTEGNKIELIIPAQSSIIIV from the coding sequence ATGATTAAAACACCAGATTGGGTCAAAAATGCCGTTTTTTATCAAATATTTCCCGATCGCTTTGCCGTTAGTGAATCCACGATTAAAGGACAATGGCAAGCTTCTCAATATGAGGGTTGGGACGCAACACCAACTTACCAGGGATATAAGGGAGGAAACTTGTGGGGAGTAATTAAAAAGCTGGACTATATCAAAGATTTGGGAGTCAATGCCATCTACTTTACACCGATCTTTCAGTCGGCTTCCAATCATCGCTATCATACCCATGACTATTATCAGGTAGACCCGATGTTAGGGGGCAATGTGGCGTTTGCTGCTCTAATTAAAGCTGCCCACGAACATGAAATCAAAATAGTATTAGATGGAGTGTTTAACCATGCTAGCCGTGGCTTTTTCTTTTTTAACGATATTTTAGAAAATGGCCCGAATTCCCCTTGGTTAGATTGGTTCAAGATTTATGATTGGCCCCTATCTGCCTATGACGGTAGTAAACCCGCCAACTACGAAGGCTGGATTGGCGATCGCGCTTTGCCTGAGTTTAATCATGATAATCCCCAGGTCAAGGAATATATCATGCAGGTAGCTGAATACTGGCTCAATCAAGGTATTGATGGCTGGCGCTTAGATGTACCAAATGAAGTAGATACGCCTGGATTTTGGCAAGAATTTCGCGATCGCGTTAAAGCAGTCAACCCTGAAGCCTATATTGTCGGAGAAATTTGGGGTGATGCGAGTTACTGGCTAGATGGGACACAGTTTGATGGGGTGATGAACTATCGTTTTGCCGAAGCGGCGATCGCTTTTGCAGCAGGAGATAATTATCTACCTGAGTTTTGTCATGGTGAATTAAGACCCTATCCACCTATTTCTGGCACTGAATATGCAATGCGGATTGATGCTTTGCTGAAGCTTTATGATTGGGAAATTCAGCTTGCTCAACTCAATTTATTAGATAGCCACGATACTCCTCGACTGCTAACTGCGGTAGGAGAAAACAAAAGTAGCTTTATGCTAGCGACTGTGCTGATGATGACTTTTCCTGGTGCGCCCAGTATCTTCTATGGCGACGAGGTTGGTTTAATAGGTGGGAAAGATCCTGATTGTCGGCGCGCCTTCCCTGAACCCGCAAATTGGGATGTGGAGATTTTAAAAGATTATAAACAGCTAATTGCCTTACGCCACCAATATTCAGCTTTAAGTATAGGGAAATATAAAACTCTGTATGCAGGGCAACATTTGTATGTCTTTGCTCGCATCTTGGATCGCGAAGAAGCGATCGTAGCTGTTAATATTGGCAAGGAACAGGCGGATGTCGTTTTTAATGTAACCGAATTGCAGTCTCAACCCGAAAAAGTTGTTTATGGTTCAGGGAGAATCGACTGGCATCTTACCACCGAAGGTAACAAAATAGAGCTGATTATTCCCGCTCAAAGCAGCATCATAATTGTTTAA
- a CDS encoding M28 family peptidase, whose protein sequence is MSLKQRLHHHLTQIVRERDPYLNSGGHFLVREYIRETLSQWGKVEVHEFKFQGKTHQNLILNLNSASSSDFPPILIGAHYDAVPGTPGADDNATGVAVLLEMAEVFASNPIKYPVRLVAFDLEEYGLLGSNAYAKYLKDNQQKLRLMLSLEMLGYCNHAPGSQTYPDLIKPFYSDMPFGMASQRANFIALVGNLSAILDLNRLAKQMKKNGTPIAVLPDPSAGKLVPITGFSDHRPFWQQKYRAIMVTDTAMLRNPHYHQASDTIETLDLDFLTNTCQSLIAALRKIK, encoded by the coding sequence TTGAGCTTAAAACAACGGTTACATCATCATTTAACTCAGATTGTACGGGAAAGAGATCCCTATCTTAATTCTGGTGGACATTTTTTAGTTAGGGAATATATTCGCGAGACTTTAAGTCAATGGGGCAAGGTAGAAGTTCATGAGTTTAAGTTTCAGGGCAAAACCCATCAGAATTTAATTCTTAATCTTAATTCGGCTTCCAGTTCAGATTTTCCGCCGATTTTAATTGGCGCACATTACGACGCTGTGCCAGGAACTCCTGGTGCCGATGATAATGCGACGGGAGTGGCGGTTTTACTAGAAATGGCAGAAGTATTTGCCAGTAATCCGATCAAGTATCCTGTCAGACTAGTAGCCTTTGATTTAGAAGAATATGGCCTATTAGGAAGTAATGCTTATGCTAAATATCTTAAAGACAACCAGCAGAAACTAAGGCTCATGTTGTCCTTGGAAATGTTGGGCTATTGCAATCATGCCCCAGGTTCTCAAACTTATCCCGATTTAATTAAACCATTCTATAGCGATATGCCTTTCGGCATGGCTTCGCAACGCGCCAATTTCATCGCCTTAGTAGGTAACTTATCGGCAATTCTCGACCTGAATCGTCTCGCTAAACAAATGAAAAAAAACGGCACGCCGATTGCAGTCTTACCCGATCCCAGTGCTGGTAAATTAGTGCCGATTACAGGATTTAGCGATCATCGTCCTTTCTGGCAACAAAAATACCGCGCCATCATGGTGACTGACACGGCAATGTTACGTAATCCTCACTATCACCAAGCTAGTGACACGATTGAGACTCTAGACTTAGACTTTCTGACAAATACTTGCCAAAGCCTTATAGCAGCTTTGAGAAAAATTAAGTGA